The following coding sequences are from one Nicotiana tomentosiformis chromosome 3, ASM39032v3, whole genome shotgun sequence window:
- the LOC104091916 gene encoding uncharacterized protein — MDQKKKKDGKGSLYWTNERHVHFLNSIEASFVRGMLENNNKINAGQLLLPLDRHLPDSTDSTLDTPNQRRRRFSTSDINVSSGSRIDATEKKTSSRRLSSDIISQDQVVPQYEHGRGDKDTEGHPDVPLT, encoded by the exons ATGgatcagaagaagaagaaagatggtaaaGGAAGTTTGTACTGGACAAATGAAAGGCATGTTCATTTCTTGAATTCAATAGAGGCATCGTTTGTTCGAGGAATGTTggagaataataataaaattaacgcCGGCCAGCTGCTTCTCCCACTGGACCGCCATTTGCCGGACAGTACAGATTCAACCCTTGATACACCTAATCAAAGACGTCGCAGATTTTCTACTTCAG ATATCAACGTGAGCAGCGGAAGCAGAATAGATGCTACTGAGAAGAAAACTAGTAGTAGAAGATTGTCATCTGACATTATCTCACAAGATCAG GTGGTCCCACAATATGAACATGGAAGAGGAGATAAGGATACTGAAGGTCACCCTGATGTTCCTCTTACTTAG